TATACAACGCTTTATGCACATATGGCTACAGGTCCTTACTTCAATGTTGGTGATCTTGTAAAACGTGGTGATAATATTGGATATATGGGTATGACAGGTACAACTTATGGTCCTCATGTTCATTTAGAGTTCCGCTATCACGGCGTGCGGGTAGACCCATGCACCGTAATGGGATGTTAGGTAAAGGAAGATGTTTATGAAATATTCAATGCTTGCGAGCGGTTCTAAAGGGAACTGTTGTCTTGTAGAATCGCAAGGGGTTCGAATTATGATTGATTGTGGAACCACAAAGCGTTATCTCAAACAAAGTTTTGAATCGCTAGCGCTAACATTTGATGATGTGGATTGTGTTTTGATTACACACGATCATGGTGATCATACTAGTCAGTTGAAGCATTTTGCTCACCATCAAATCTACTGTCCTTCGGAGATTATGTTTAACCATACAAAGGTAGAACCGTATACCCCATTTCACGTTGGACCGTTTATAATCACGGCAGTGAAAACATCTCACGACGCGGATGATTCAGTAGGATATATTGTTGATGACGGGAGTCGTAAACTTGTGTATATTACCGATACGGGTTACATTCGTGAGCAGGATTTTGAATTGATCAAAGATGCCGA
This genomic stretch from Erysipelothrix rhusiopathiae harbors:
- a CDS encoding MBL fold metallo-hydrolase, with the protein product MKYSMLASGSKGNCCLVESQGVRIMIDCGTTKRYLKQSFESLALTFDDVDCVLITHDHGDHTSQLKHFAHHQIYCPSEIMFNHTKVEPYTPFHVGPFIITAVKTSHDADDSVGYIVDDGSRKLVYITDTGYIREQDFELIKDADYYILESNHDPELLMQTNRPYAIKRRILSDTGHLSNEEAGVLLSKVVSEKTKEILLAHLSSEANDEYLALSTVRELVDNEGIEFNVAKQFEIVIGGYQI